A single genomic interval of Camelina sativa cultivar DH55 chromosome 11, Cs, whole genome shotgun sequence harbors:
- the LOC109127421 gene encoding uncharacterized protein LOC109127421, whose protein sequence is MEKWAVELSEYDIEYRSRPSLKSQVLADFITELSPELGDPTPNEEHWTMFVDGSSSHQGSGVGLILRSPIGEVLEQALKLNFKASNNETKYVAVLAGLWLARGLGVTRLQVFCDSQLVVSQFSGEFDAKNKQMGAYCQLVRTLSREFTYFSLTKVPRNKNASADTLAALANCLDPDLRRVHRNIQHRPSQPNLRH, encoded by the coding sequence ATGGAGAAATGGGCGGTCGAGTTGAGCGAATACGATATTGAATATCGCTCTCGTCCAAGTTTGAAGTCGCAAGTCCTGGCTGATTTCATCACCGAGCTGTCTCCTGAACTCGGAGACCCTACCCCTAATGAGGAACACTGGACGATGTTCGTCGATGGTTCGTCGTCTCATCAGGGGTCTGGCGTGGGACTCATTCTCCGATCTCCGATTGGCGAAGTACTTGAGCAAGCATTGAAGCTTAATTTTAAAGCATCAAATAACGAAACGAAGTATGTAGCCGTCCTCGCAGGACTTTGGTTAGCACGAGGACTCGGGGTGACACGCCTGCAAGTTTTCTGCGACTCCCAACTAGTAGTCAGCCAGTTTAGTGGCGAGTTCGATGCCAAGAACAAGCAAATGGGAGCATACTGTCAGTTGGTCCGGACATTATCTAGGGAATTCACTTATTTTTCTCTGACGAAGGTCCCACGAAACAAGAACGCATCAGCTGACACTCTCGCAGCCTTGGCGAACTGCTTGGATCCGGATTTGCGACGAGTGCATCGAAACATCCAGCATCGACCTAGTCAGCCTAATCTCCGTCATTAA